From Physeter macrocephalus isolate SW-GA unplaced genomic scaffold, ASM283717v5 random_396, whole genome shotgun sequence, one genomic window encodes:
- the EIF6 gene encoding LOW QUALITY PROTEIN: eukaryotic translation initiation factor 6 (The sequence of the model RefSeq protein was modified relative to this genomic sequence to represent the inferred CDS: deleted 1 base in 1 codon) — protein sequence MNASLLEAGPGGVETRPLAAIESAQRLALEWLHACSVRRVLSEVSEGGGGNGNLPRAEEASDACGGFVYVPLGLMAVRASFENNCEVGCFAKLTNTYCLVAIGGSENFYSVFEGELADTIPVVHASIAGCRIIGRMCVGNRHGLLVPSNATDQELQHIRNCLPDSVQIRRVEERLSALGNVTTCNDYVALVHPDLDRETEEILADVLKVEVFRQTVADQVLVGSYCVFSNQGGLVHPKTSIEDQDELSSLLQVPLVAGTVNRGSEVIAAGMVVNDWCAFCGLDTTSTELSVVESVFKLNEAQPSTIATSMRDSLIDSLT from the exons atgaatgcgaGCTTGCTGGAGGCGGGGCCAGGCGGGGTAGAGACCCGACCACTTGCAGCCATAGAGTCCGCCCAGAGGCTGGCGCTAGAGTGGTTGCATGCGTGCAGCGTGCGTCGCGTTCTCTCGGAAGTCTCCGAGGGCGGAGGCGGAAACGGAAACCTACCGAGGGCCGAGGAGGCCTCT GACGCGTGCGGAGGTTTCGTTTACGTG CCCCTAGGCCTCATGGCGGTCCGAGCGTCGTTCGAGAACAACTGTGAGGTCGGCTGCTTTGCTAAACTTACCAACACCTACTGCCTGGTGGCCATCGGAGGGTCGGAGAACTTCTATAG CGTGTTCGAGGGTGAGCTTGCTGATACCATCCCTGTGGTGCACGCCTCCATCGCCGGCTGCCGCATCATCGGGCGCATGTGTGTGG GGAACAGGCATGGTCTCCTGGTGCCCAGCAACGCCACCGACCAGGAGCTGCAACACATTCGCAACTGCCTCCCAGACTCAGTGCAGATCCGGCGGGTGGAGGAGCGGCTCTCAGCCCTGGGCAATGTCACCACCTGCAACGACTACGTGGCCTTAGTCCACCCAGACCTGGACAGG gaaacagaagaaatcCTGGCTGATGTGCTAAAGGTGGAAGTCTTCAGACAGACAGTAGCCGACCAGGTGCTGGTAGGAAGCTACTGTGTCTTCAGCAATCAGGGAGGGCTGGTGCATCCCAAGACTTCAATTGAAGACCAGGATGAGCTGTCCTCTCTCCTTCAGGTCCCGCTTGTG GCGGGCACTGTGAACCGAGGCAGCGAGGTGATCGCCGCTGGGATGGTAGTGAACGACTGGTGTGCCTTCTGTGGCCTGGACACAACCAGCACAGAGCTGTCAGTGGTGGAGAGTGTTTTCAAGCTGAATGAAGCCCAGCCTAGCACCATTGCTACCAGCATGCGGGATTCCCTCATTGACAG CCTCACCTGA